DNA from Onychomys torridus chromosome 1, mOncTor1.1, whole genome shotgun sequence:
TATGAGATTATTGTCTGGGAAAAcagaagaagccaggcaggaaaacaagaaacaagtaATATCATCTGTGCCATTCATTTCTCATAAGACAACTTTCTTGAGAAGATATTGATTACAGAAAACATTCACTTTCATACAAATCCCTGCCTATTTCCCTGAATTATTTTTCCTGTAAATGGCTTTAAATGCCCATTTCAGCATCAAATTCTTTACCACTTATGGTACGGTAAATCACATCTTATCTTCAATATTTATTCTCATAACTTCAGATCTTACAGGGCTTTTCTCCGCCCTACCTCAATACTCTTCTCAATCCCTAGtagttccttttctattttcaggacactttttaaaatagtttctgaatatgaaagagaacatgGGATACTTTATATGATATAATTGGCTCATTAAGATTCCTCTTATTGCATATATTTTCCCTCTACAccacaggttttttttaaagacagaatgatAGCCCATGATGTATGTCTAACAtcttttctttacccatttttctCCTAATGAGTACTTTGGCTGAAGATGTATTTTGGTTAGGTAATGGTACAATAGAGACACTTACGTAAATGGCTCTTACATGATATCTTCATTACTTTTGGATATGTGTCTTgaagtggtatagctaggtcataCAGTAGTTTAGCAAATATAGAGAACTGCACattattttctgtaatggttatgcaagtttacattcctaccaacagtaCTAAGGGTTTCTTTTTCTGCACAGCCTCACCAGCTcttgttactattattaattttgatAATAGACTTCCAAGTTTGGTGAGATGATGTGttgatttccatttcctgatGGTTATACAaggaagcatatatatatatatatatatatatatatatatatatatatatatatatatatatattcttttatccTTTAAGTTATATATCCATGTATCCTTTTCTTTGAGGAAAGTTATTTTTGTGTGGCCTAAGCTAGTCTCAAAGTTGCTGTGAGGCTCAGCCTGGCCTTGGATTTAAaatcttcttgcctcaacctcctgagtgctgatattacaggtgtACAATACAATGACTGTCTCTGTACTTCTTTCctatgattatatttttattatttttaagttaatatataaattcactgtgacattttcatacatatatatccttATATTTTGTTCTATATGACATTAAATatagtcaaatatatatatttccaggTATAGgataaaacatgatttttttgagTAGCTTATTTTGCTGAATACAATATTCttaagttccatccattttctaattattagcaaatttctttctcctttacagAGGAATAAAATTCTACTGTGTATATATATCATGCTTTCATAAATAGCTTATTTGTTAATAAACTTCCAAGCTGCTCCATGTCTAGGCTACTGTGCATAGTTCAACAATAAACATGAGCATGCAAATATCTCTGTAGTTATCTGATTTAGAATCTTCAGTTTGTACTGGAGAGTAGTATGGATGAATCAtttggtagttctattttttttttcaaatttgtgtgtgtgtgtgtatgtgtgtgtgtgtgtgtagtatagaTGAATCAtttggtagttctattttttttcaaatttgtgtatgtgtatgtgtgtgtgtgtgtgtgtgtgtgtgtgtgtgtgtgtgacagagagacagagacagagaggcagagagacctacAAAGTGTTTAATAATTCctttttccacatcctctccaatatttgtggtcatttatttccttcataaTGGACCCccaatatcattttaatttttatttccctaatggctaagtcTACTGAACacaatttttcctttgttttacacATGTGtttgcagtttttattattatctcaagATTGTTAATTCGTTAATGtgtggagtctgttttgtgtttgcatttgttttggtctgttttcagttctttatagACATGAAAGATATGAATCCACTGTTAAATGTATATGGGTCAGAATCACAGTACACAAATTCTTTGAACTCCAGTCTCTGCTCTAatgaaaaatgataataataaaatcatttacaCACTAACATATTGTGAACATTCACTGTATGTTAAATGCTTAGCATAATTAATAGTATAAAGGGATGTTGATACGAATATTGGCTGTAATTATTGTAGTGTTTGTCAACCCAACCCTGCAATAACAGGGCTACAAGGGATTCTGAAATTAGGGTTAGCAAGAGAACTAAAGTACCACTGAGTCCTTGGGCTGAAGAGTTAGTTTTCTGCTGAGCTCTAACTATGCCAAGGGAACAGTCAAGAGGTGATACTTTGCCTCTATTTCTATTCTTCAAGGCACCCAGGTCATTTAACAATTCTAATTATTCATGCAATTCGAAGACTTTCATGCTGTGTCTTCTTACAATATTGGAAACATGTAaaactttttttgttatttaaaattcaacttcatatgaagtCCCACTTCATGTTCCCCTGGGGTACTTGATGGCATATGTTAAAGATGGCAGTAGACTTAGTGATAAAGATATTGAATGGATAACTAGGTTTACGTTTGATATTTGAAGTTTAGCATTATTTACTTCTTACAAATATCCAAGTAAACTTAGAACTAATTGTTCATAAGAAAATTTGTTATATATTATGATGTTACAAATAAGAAACAAATCCTACATGACTATGCATGAACACCTagagagtacaaaataatgaattaacGACTTGAGAATTGACAGGATCTTGGAAGCTTAATTGTTTTTGCCCATGAATTGAATCACTCAGTGTCCACAACAGAAAATAATGTTCCATGATACTTCTGAATTCACAGCTGAATTTTTAGCGTCTTCAGAGATTTATCCCCGAAGGAGGCAAAAGGTAAAAGATGACTACATAACTACCACAACTTTGACTTTTTACTGAAAGATGAATGTATTCTCACTTGAAGAGGTAGGACTTTGGCTTTTGGCAATAAATCTGGCTCACTGGTTTTCATTAATCATCTGAGAAAAAACGTTTATGTACTTAGTCAGTCACAGTGCTAAAAAAACAGGTGTAATCAAGCAGTCAGTCCGTGAGCCATTTTGGCTGGCTCTATTCCTACTATAAGTTTAATGAGATCAAGCAGTCATAATCAGAGTACCAGGTTCCCTGTTTACCTCCACACAAAACAGTAAGTCATATTTTTCAACATTATCTAAATGTGTCACTGTTAAAGAGCTGAGTGGCTTTGGGTCTTTCCTGAAATTTAAGAATTCAagtataatatttaaaagttgTTAAAAATTGTGCACAAAGACTTAACTTTGCTTAGAAATAGCATACTATATTGTATACCACTGCACATATGTGGAAAACAGCATTATTTCATGTTATAAAAGCCCAATTAGAAACCAATGTTATAGCAGGAAGTCATTCAATTTGAATAAacctgttttatttatgtgtggagTATCTAGTGTGATTTTCATAGTGATTGCATagatatttcaaattatttattgaaacattttctgtttcaaatatataaaaaagtcTAATAAATTTATAGTATATAATTGTATTGATAATTTGAAATTTCTGTCTAGTAGATTGGTGagtaataatttaatttatataggGAACTCATACATTATCtattaaaaaccttaaaaaacagCTTTTCATCAATTCTGGTATATAAGAGtcaaagatttttattaattgactttattattatttaggtgTTAAACAGGGTGGTTCAAACAGCTTGGGGCTCTAACTCTGATTTTACTGGCTGCTATGTACCACATTCAAGTTAAAGAATCCCTTTCaaagttattaaaataatattttgtgaaATTGTAATAATTTATGTAAAACCAaaacatatttatgaaaatatcacAATTTCATAAATTGCCAATTTGCATTTATGCATAATTCCTAGATTaatgcttctttttaaaagaagcataTAAATATTAGCTGCTATCTGAGTATTTCCTCCAAAGCTCTTTGATTTATCTTCATTAATATACCCAGAATTTATTTCTGTTAGTCTCATCTatcttctatttttatattttgctttaagGTATACTTGGCTAAACAACATaacatgtaaataaaagaaaGGGCTTATTACAGGAGGTAAAGTTTTTAGCTGATTGTGgtaaagaacttaaaaattatAGAGTGATCCATCCCTGCATTAAATAAACATGGATGTTTGGACATCTTTAAATGTAATTGTATTGTTTGTGTATTAATGAAAGTGAAACTACCCATTTACAAACCTCTTCCTGTAATGTCTCCATCACAGCGTGATTCTGGTAGGAGCTACACTGTTCCATGGCTTTCCTGGAGGATGGGAACCACACTGCAGTGACAGAGTTCATTTTATTGGGCTTAACAGATGACCCAGTCCTTAAAGTCGTCCTCTTCATCATCATGCTGTGCATCTACCTGGTGACTGTGTCTGGGAACCTCAGCACCATCCTCCTTATCAGAGTCTCTTCCCAGCTCCATCACCCGATGTACTTTTTTCTAAGTCACTTGGCTTCTGTTGACATAGGCATCTCATCTTCTGTCACACCCAATATGCTTGTCAATTTTCTGGtggagagaaatcctatctccTATGTTGGATGTGCCATTCAGCTTGGTTCAGCTGTTTTCTTTGGGACAGTTGAATGTTTCCTTCTGGCTGCCATGGCTTATGATCGCTTTATAGCAATCTGCAACCCACTGCTTTACTCAACAAAAATGTCAACACAAGTTTGTGTCCAGTTGCTTATAGGATCATATATTGGTGGTTTTCTTAATGCTTCCTTCTTcaccatttccttcttttcttttctcttctgtggaccaaatagaatcaatcactttttctgtgattttaCTCCTTTAGTTGAACTCTCCTGTTCTGATAACAGCATCCTTACAGTTCTAGATTCATCTTTTGCTGGCTCCATCATTTTGATCACAGTGCTTGTCATTGCTGTCTCCTATATCTACATCTTCATCACTATCCTGAAGATGCACTCCACTGAGGGCCGCCAAAAGGCCTTCTCCACCTGCACCTCCCACCTCACTGCAGTCACTCTGTACTATGGGACCATCACATTCATTTATGTGATGCCCAAGTCCAGCTACTCCACAGACCAGAACAAGGTGGTGTCTGTGTTCTACATGGTGGTGATCCCCATGTTGAACCCCCTCATCTACAGCCTCAGGAATAATGAGATTAAGTGTGCTCTGAAGAGACAACTTGCTAGGAAAATACTTTCTTAGAGACATATGTTATTTTGAAAGACTTGCTATAGTAATAATGCCTAATTGATACAATACTAATGTGTGTGTCTTGAATGAAAAAGCTGAAGACAGTGTTAGCATATGTGGAGCTTTTCAACAAATATGGGCATTCAAATTTCATACTGGATAAGAAACTagatatttctttaataaaaatcaaattaattttataattaaatgcaTTATAAATTAATCATACTAATATAAATTGCTAAACATACCTTTGAagttacataaatatttttcaaacttgTTCATCATTAACCATGTTATAGATTGGATCTTAATTGTTTCCAAAGTCACATGTCATTGGCAAAAACATGTTCCATATAGTGGTGCTTGTGGGGTATGCTAGAAACATTTAGAAATTGAGACTAGTTGTGATATTTACTTTACTCAAGGCATGCCATAAACATGATATATCACTCAGAACTTTGTCTATTTTCCTTATTGGCCAGGAGGTGACTGTCTTTGTTCAACCACCCATTCCTACCACAAATTGCAAACACAGACCATATCAATGGCCTCAACTCACCACGGACCGAGACCTCTCAAATTCTGTTCCAGGAataacagttttctttttgtaagttGATTATCTTATCTAtttgtcatagtaacagaaagctggTTAATACAGACTTCAATCCTTTGGgttgtgtttttttaaacattaagcTACTTTGAGATAAATCATTAACTATATCCATCCTATTACATGATAAGAAGAAACAAGAGACCTAAATTCCTAGGAATATTATAGCAAGGTTATCTGTAAGGTTGAACTGTGTAGACACATAAAATTTCTGATCTGTGGTCCTGGCCTTTGGTCATAGCCTAATTGTGGATGTCTGTAGAGAAAAATAGGGAATCCACCTCTAATTAATCTGCAAATTTCTATTTGTaaaaattttttctattttgaaagttTCATATATTATAGTGTGAATATTGATCAAATCCACTATCTTCCCCAAACTTCATATAGTGCCCCTGGTCAATGAATCCTTAAATTTAATAtcctttttataaatattttgaagtattttcttattgggggattataatataattgtattCCCATTTCTTTAcaccaaaccctcccatatgccCCTCCTtggtctttcaaattcatagatTCTGTTTTTCACTTTATTAATAACTCCTTAGTCCAATTAAtcctgcacatatgcacatgggtATGTGGACATCCACAGGGTAAGTAACATACCATCAGCTATGTTCACAAAAGAGAGTGACTCTCCATTACTATCAACTTCCAGTAGCTCCTTTGACAAGGGTGAGACAGAGCTGTTTTTCAAATTCTGCTGGAatttgattggcttgatcttgcacAAGTAACTGTATTAACTGGGCAACAGCCACATTCTATATAGAAGTCAAAATTGTATAGTACTTCTCTCCATCggccagctcttacattcttcccagTCCCCTTCTGCAAAGTTCTCTGGGACTATTAAGGTGGATATTGGTATTGATGACCCATGTTCAGATGAGCACAGAGAGTACTTTGATCAGCTATAGGCCTCTTCATTAATCTTTACACTCTGCATAAAGAAGCATGTCTCACCAAGGATAAAAGCCATAGCTTCTTCCCTGGCTTCATGATTCCTGCCTTCAAGAACTCCTGGCCTTTGTGTCCCTGCTAAGCTCTGGCCTTCTGCCTGGGCTAACATGTGGTGTTTCAATGCCAGGTACAAAGTGTGAGTTCTTGTGCTAGAATGTGCAGGTTCCCAAGTTTCCAAGAACTaagagaaacaaaccaaaacaggtTTCCAGAAGACTCAAGCTTCTAACTTCAACCATGAGACTGAGAAAAGGAAAGCTTTTAGAAAGACTTCATGGCCAGAGACACACCCTGCTCTGCATGCTGAGGCTGCTCTGGctgtctttcccttgaaactgTGGTTACCTTCAGTGGAGATTCAGGCAGTCTTCAGATGATGATGGCTATcacacttgttttttcttttcctctctctg
Protein-coding regions in this window:
- the LOC118594094 gene encoding olfactory receptor 502-like, giving the protein MAFLEDGNHTAVTEFILLGLTDDPVLKVVLFIIMLCIYLVTVSGNLSTILLIRVSSQLHHPMYFFLSHLASVDIGISSSVTPNMLVNFLVERNPISYVGCAIQLGSAVFFGTVECFLLAAMAYDRFIAICNPLLYSTKMSTQVCVQLLIGSYIGGFLNASFFTISFFSFLFCGPNRINHFFCDFTPLVELSCSDNSILTVLDSSFAGSIILITVLVIAVSYIYIFITILKMHSTEGRQKAFSTCTSHLTAVTLYYGTITFIYVMPKSSYSTDQNKVVSVFYMVVIPMLNPLIYSLRNNEIKCALKRQLARKILS